The sequence TTAACTGAATAAACCGTGTAATGGCTGTAATCTTGGTATTTCTCCATTATCCACGAACCATTTTCGTAGTAGAACCATATATCATCAGAATAAATCCCAACTAAAAACGCTCCAGTCTTGTTCAGATAAAAAACGTAAGTTTGCCGAGATGCAGGAGCCATTGTACACTGATATCTCAAATCTCTACTCCAATTTATCCCTGGACATTTAACATAATCAAGAGGTTGTACATCAATCAAAAGAAAAGCATCAGACTCTCCACCATTAACAAACAGCTTTAAGCTAACCCCATTAGCGCTCCAGTCATAACCTAAAGCTAATGGACTAAAAAGGAACAAAATAAAAATTAACAAGAATTCTTCATAGATACTTTTCACCAAGCCTCACCTGACAGTAACTATTCAAACTGTCTATGACCTCAAGACTTACTCCAAAATAGTAAAGTCTGTGATAGAACTTTCTACCTAAAATTTCTTTTTGTGCTTTTATGTAATGGGACGCAAGTTCCTTACATTCCTCTGGTGAATTAAGAGTACACTGTCTACAATTCCCACAACCAGTGATTACCCCTTCATCAGCTTCCATTGTTATGTATAATCCATTGTTGTGTATCCATCTGATGTATTCCTTTAATTCACTGTAGGTATATGGTGTTTCTCTATTGCCCTCTGTAGCAATTGTGGGGTATTGATAATAATTTGACTGAACAAAGATGTAATCAAATAGACCATCCCTGTGAATTGATGGTATGTCCGTATTGTCTCTTTCTGTTGTTCGAGCATAGGGTGCCCAGATAAATTTCAAGCCATATGAATGAACTATATCAGATAAAATCTCAATGGTTTGAGGATTAATTTGAGGATCTTTGTTCTTTCTATAGTTTGCAAACATCCACCCATTTTCTAATGACCAGTAGAATCCTTTTAAATTAGAACCTGCAAATTTTAAGACACCTTCAATCCAGTCTGACCAGTATTTATGACTCCCTCTGGGATTATCTCTTGGTTCTGAACTTCTATATTGATAATATGGGATTGTCACATAGAGTGGAATTGTATGTATTACTCTAAATACATCCTCTGCAAAAGTTTCTCCGTCTAATTTTCCATTTCCGGTATACTGAATAGACACTCCCGCTAATCCCTCAGCTATTGCATAGTTAAAACCTCTGCGTTTGAAATCACTCCAATCTGCTGTTCCTTCTTTGTCTTCAACACTTTCTTTAAGTCTTGATTTGTGATATTCTCCGTCCCAGCTGAAATACCACAATCCAAACGTTGCCATATTAATACCTCCAAAGATTTCTCATTGATTACTATAGTCTATTAATTTTTGTAATTCTTTCTCTTCAAATTTTACATACCTTACAAAATAGTAAACAAAATCTGTTAAAGTGTTATCCTTTAACCCCTTTGATTAAACTCTCAAGTCTCTTTCTGGCTTCTTCCAAAGAACCAGCTTTTTCGATAGCTGTTCCCGTAACAATGATATCTGCTCCGCTCTGGGCAACCTCTCTGGCATCTTCATAGGTCCTTATTCCACCTCCAACGATGAGTGGAACATCAATGACGCTCTTAACAACCCTAATCATCCTATTTGGGACGTGTTCAGGCGCCCCACTTCCAGCCTCAAGGTATACTAATCTCATTCCCAAATATTGACCAGCTAAAGCATAAGCTGCTGCTATCTTTGGCTTGTGTCTCGGAATTGGCTTTGCATCTCCAACCCATCCAACAGTTTCGCCCGGCTCAATTATTAAGTAAGCCATCGGAATTGGTTCAATTCCATATCTTTTTACGGTAAATGCACCTAAAGCTTGAGCACCCGTAATAAAGAATGGATTTCTCGAATTGAGAAGGCTCATGAAGAAGATTGCATCAGCATACTTTGTAATCCCCCCATGTGAACCAGGGAAGAGTATTACGGGTAGAGAGGAGCTTTCTTTTATGGCTTTGACTACTTCATCAAGAACCTCGCCTTCAGCACCAGTCGAGCCTCCCACCATTATTGCATCTACTCCAACTTCCTCGCACATTTGAGCTATTTTTGAAGCCTCTTCTGGTGAAACATCATCTGGATCAAGCAGAACAAAGTGCAGCTTTTCCTTTTCAAGCTTTTCGTGAATATATGATTCAACCTTTCCAAGCTTCAGTTTCATTTCTCTCCCTCCAATTCTCTAACTTCATTGGGACTTTTAATCCTTTTCCACTTTAATTCCAATTTTTGGAGAATACCAATTAAGATTTTATCCGGCTCATCTTTGAAATAATGGAGATTTGAGCCTATTCTTAAATCGCTCGCACCAAATCCTTTAACGGGCTTTCCAAATTTTGCAACTTCTCTTGAGAGTTCTTCTTCGATCTTTGCATCACTTGGGATTAGGTAGGCTCTCAGAAGTTCGGCTTCTTTAAGAAGAAAATCAATATGCCAGTGAAGCTTTTTGTCTTTTTTAAAGTGCCTCTCAACTCTCTTCTCAAGGGAGTTCATTGCAGAGCCCACATAAACATAATACCCCGCTTTAAGGGGGAACTCTTTTCTTTTGGTTCGTACAACAAGGTCTCTTTCGACTTTAATAACTAGAAGATATGAGCCTCTCATAATATCACCTTGCAAAAAAGGTTTTATAAACCAACCCCTAACCCATTATGTAGGTGGACCCATCATGGATAAGAAAAAGAAGAAACCCGTTGATGAATTCGCTTGGCAAGAATACGACAAAGAGGAGTTTAGAGAAAAATTCCCGGCTTTGGCTAAAGAACTTGAAGAAAATGAAGGCATTGTTATTGAAGGTTATCGCATAGATGAATTCCAAGTTCTTGAAGAGGAGGAGCTTGAAGAAGAGAAGATAGACTTTTCAGGGTATAACCCCACAGTGATTGATTTCTTAAGAAGGTGTGAAACCGATGAAGAGGCTTTAGAGATTATCAACTGGCTTGAGGAAAGAGGAGAAATAACTCACGAGATGGCTAAGGATTTGAGGATTACCCTTGTCAAGAAAGGAGTCAGAGCTTTTGGGCCAAAGAAGGAGTGGGGTTGGTACGAAAGACACGGAAAGCATTAAAAGAAGGAAAGAAGTCAAATATTTCCTATCCTCTGAAGAACCATCCCTTCAATTCTTATTGGCTCTGTCCTTCTTGCATAGACAATAGCTTGGTCAAGCCTTGCCTCGCTCTCAGCATATATTGTGAACAATGGATCTCCTTCTTTGACTTTCTCCCCAACCTTAACATAAAGCTCAAGTCCAGCTCCCTTGTCCTCTGGCGCTCCAGCTGCTCTTGCAATTCCTGTTATAGCTTTGTTGTCAATAAATGTTATATATCCGCTTGTTGGAGCTGTGAAAGTATAGGTCTTGTCTCCAATTGGAATTTCCTCTGGCTTAATATCTGGATTTCCTCCCTGCTCCTCGATGATTTCTCTCATCTTCTGGTAAGCTTTTCCACTCTCAAGAATCTCCCTTGCCATCTTCTTACCCATTCCAGCTGGTGCAACACCACCCATCTCTAAGAGGATTCCAGCCAAGCCCGTTGCCTTCTCAACGAGGCTTCCGGGACCTTTTCCGGTCATGAGTGTCTGCAGTGCTTCCTTAGCTTCAAGGGCTGGACCAACTGTGTGTCCAACTGGTTGTCCACCATAGGTTATTGCAACCTCAACATACTGTCCCAATCTCTTTCCAAGCTCAATGAAGTCTCTTGCTAGTGACCTCGCTTCTTCCATTGTTTCAACTTTAACTCCCTTACCCGTTGGAATATCAATTAAAATGTACTGAGAACCCATTGCATACTTCTTTGACATAATGCTTGCAAGCATTAAGCCTCTTGGATCAATGCTTAGGGCTCTCTCTGCCTTAATTGTTATATCATCAGCTGGGGCTAAGTTCAATGCTCCACCCCACACGAGGCAAGCACCAATCTTTTCAACAATTCTCTTAATCTCATCCAAGCTGAGTGAGACGTTTGTAAGGACTTCAACAACATCAGCTGTTCCTGCTGCACTAGTGATGGCTCTTGATGATGTCTTTGGAATTGTTAATCCAGCGGCAGCAACAATTGGGACAACAAGAATGTTTGTCTTGTTTCCTGGAACTCCACCAATGCTGTGAACATCCATGATTGGTTTTCTGTCTATATCTAACATATCACCCGTCTCTGCCATTGCAACGGTAAGGGCAGCGATTTCATCCATATCAAGGCCGTTAATCTCGAGAGCAGTGACGAATGCACTAATTTCAATTTCTCTAAGCTTTCTATCAACAATATCTTTAATTATGCTCTCGATCTCAACTTTTCTCAGCTTTGCTCCATGCATCTTTTTCTTTATGTAACGTATGCTTTCTGGAGTTCCCGCTGGAGCTATGTTAACAACCTCCCCTTGGGAAAAGCTATGCACTTGGAGAATATCTTTGCTTAATCCAATTTCGCCCTCTTCAACCATATTACTTATCACAACATCTCCATACACTGTTTTTTTGCCACTCTCGATTTTAACCAAGTCCTCTGGGTGTAATTTGACTTTCTTAGCGTCCTTTTCATTTATAACCACCGTAAATCTCCCAGTGTATACATCAAGAATCCTTATCTTTGCTTTCATTTCTCTCACCCCTAAAAAGCTGATAGTGTCTTATTATTGAGAAAAAACACTACTTAAAGATTTTTAACTAAATTATGAAAAATTCAGAAAAGATCAGCTCAGATAGTCACAAAAATCTGTAAAGAAACTAGAATCCAACTTAGGCAGTAACCCCTCTTGAAAAATCGGACAGAACGAATTTTGAAACATTACCCTCTCCAGAAATTATGTTGAACACTCTCAAAACGTCATGCGCGACTTTCTTCAATTCTTCTGGGAGAACAGCATCTTTCCCATAGGCATAATAGAGCACTTCATCGAGGGGAGCACTCACAAGTTTACCGTTGAACAGATAAACTTCATTTTCTGTTACTTCAACTATGTAGTTTGGATAAGCCAATTTTACCTTCATTACCCTCACCTCCAATATATAATTAACAATAATAGCCCATTTTTAAAATTAACGCTGTAGAAGTTTTAGTTACAAAAATTGTATAATAATATTTGTATAATAAAAATATTGTAAAAACGCAAAAATTAGAGGTTCTTAATTTCCTCTTCAATGGATTCTTCAAGTGTTCTCTCCCACTCTGCAACATCAAAGTCAACAAGCTCTGATTCCAAGTCCTCCTTTAGATGAAGCACTCTCCTCTTTAGGGCATTTTTTGTCTCTTCATCATAGACAACATAGTATGGACTCCTTCTTGCTGAGAGGTAGAGAAGAGCCAACACGATATTAAGCATAAGTAGGATAACAATGATGCCATAAATTATTGCGTTCATCGCCTCTTCCCCCCAAAGAGTGCTCTGAACACTCTCTTAATGGGGCTTTCAGGTTCAGGCGGCTGCCACTTAATTCCTGCAAGCTTCGCTGCCAACTGCTTAATTGCTATAGCTGCTGGTGAGGTGGGGTTCTTAACAACCAAGGGCACACCATAAGCTGATGCCCTCTTAACCTCTGGATCCTCTGGAATCACTGCCAAAACGGGAACTTCAAGTATCGCCTCAATCTCCTCTTTTGTAAGTTCAGTCTTCTCGTTTGTAACTCTGTTGAGCACTGCTCCTAGTGGAAGTGTTCCGAGTTTTTCTGCAACGAGCTTAGTCTTAAGAGAGTCAGTAATAGCCGAAATTTCTGGGTTTGTAACAACTATAAGCTCTTTACCAATGAGCAAAGCTGTAACGGATGTAATCTCCAGTCCAGCTGGGGCATCGATAAGAATGAAATCCCCCATTTGAGATATTTCCCTGATTAGTTCCCTCAATCGCTCAGGCTTTGCTTTTTTAACTTTCTCCAAGCTCAATCCACCAGGTATAACTTTAACTCCCGCAGGTCCCTCGTATATTGCATCTCTCAAGTCCGCTTCTCCAGCCAAAACATCGTGGAGTGTTATTGGTATGTCCTCCATTCCAAGAATTAGACTTAAGTTTGCCATTGTAATATCTGCATCTATCAATATTACTTCCTTTCCAAATTGAGCTAAAGCAACACCCAAATTTGCAACTATCGTGGTTTTACCGGTTCCACCTTTACCAGAAGCAAATACAATTGACCTTCCTTCCACATTTACCCCCCCAGCATATCTTAATTACTCTCCTCCAGATTATGTACGCTTTAATTAATAGGCTTTTTGGTTTGTAATTGTTGAACTGACAATAGTTAATATTGTTGCTTCTACAGTGTTTCCAAACACCTTACCCATTTTTGCATTGGGATGTATATTAAACTAACGGTTTCAAGGTTTGAGCAGAATTACTACTTCAAGAAAAGAACTAACAAAGACTCAAGGAAAATATTGAAAAGAAACAAAAACATTACTCAGACTTTTCTTCCTTTTTCTCTTCCTCTATTTCCTTTTCAAGCTTCTTTCTAGCGACCTCTGAGGTGTCAGCTAGGCTTCTGAAGAGCTTGAGCATTTCCATTGGTAGTGTAAGTACTATGACATTGCTCTTGTCACTTGCAACATCGCTAATCGTTTGCAGTGTTCTCAATTGCAGTGCCATTGGGTGTTCTGAGATTATCTCGGCAGCTTCTCTAAGCTTCTCAGCTGCTTGCCTTTCTGCTTCAGCAAGTGTAATCCTTGCTCTCCTTTCTCTCTCTGCCTCAGCCTGTCTTGCCATTGCTCTCTGCATTCCGCTTGGAAGCTCCACATCCTTAATCTCCACTGTTGAGACTTTGATTCCCCATGGGTCTGTTGCCTCATCTATAATCCTCTGTAATTCTCTGTTCAGCTTGTCTCTCGCACTCAAAAGTTCATCCAAATGTGCCTGACCAATTACACTTCTCAAGGTTGTCTGGGCAATTTGGGAGGTCGCCATGACGAAGTTCTTAACTTGAGTTACTGTCTTTATTGGGTCAACAACTCTGAAGTAAACGACTGCATTAACCCTAACTGGAACGTTGTCCCTTGTTATTGTTTCCTGCACTGGAACGTCTAAAACTTGGGTTCTCAAATCCACTATAACTGCTTTTTCAAAGATTGGTATTATGAAGAACAAACCTGGACCTCTGGCTCCAACAACTCTACCCAGTCTAAAAATTACTGCCCTTTCATATTCCTTAACTATTTTCAGTGCTGAACCCAAAAACACTAAAATAAACAACAAAACAATTGCTGTAACTATATAACTTCCACCAATAAAGCTTACCATTTTCATTCACCACCTTTACTTTCTTCCTCAAACTTTTTCTCTTTTTCCCTAACAACAATAAGCTTCAGCCCTTCCATTCCAACGACCTTGACTTTTTCACCGATGTTTATGTTTTCTCCAGTTTTGCTAACTGCTCTCCAAAGTTCACCTCTGATTTTTACCATGCCTTCGGGCACGAGAGGTTCAATGACCTCGCCAGTGAGACCTATCATCTCTTCTTTTCCAGTTTGAGCCTTTCTCCTGTGAGCTCTTATTACTGCTGCCATTCCAAAGGCAAAGAACAACGCTAATAAGACACCAATTGTTATTATCACGAGCCTAAGCTGTGTGTACACTTCTTTGCTTACTAAATAATCCACGCCACCACCTCCGCTGAATAGGAATATGCTGCCCAAAACAAACGAGATAAATCCAGCAACTGTGAACAGACCAAATGTTGGGGTTAATGCCTCGGCTATGAAGAACAGAATTGCAAGGAATATAAGCAAAAGTCCCGCGCTTCTGTAGCCGAAGTATCCCAGGCCGATTATTGCAAGGACAATCATTATTGCTCCGGTAGTTTCTGGGACATGCCATCCCGGACTTAAGAATCCTAGAATCAGCGCCCAGATTCCAAGGGTTAAGAGAACATAAGCAATAACTGGGTCTGTGACGTATGTAATCAACTTGTCCTTGAGGGTAGGGTGCAGATACATAATTTGCGCACCTTTTAGGTCTAATGTTACATACTTCCCGTTTACTGGGAGCTTTGTCTTCATTCCATCTGCCTTGTTGAGAAGGTCATCCAAATCATAGGCTATAACTTCAATGATATGATACTTCAGTGCTTCTTCAGGTGTTATGCTTAAATCTTCGAGTATGAACTTTTCAGCAATCGTTGCATTCCTTCCGCTTGCTTCGGCAAGACTTTTGATATAAGCTACGTAAAAGTTTATAATCTTGGTTGGAGCCTCAATTATGGTTCCATTTTGAGAATAACCGAGAATTGGTCTGCAAGCTCCAATGCTGGTTCCCGGTGCCATTGCTATCAAGTGAGATCCCAATGCTATGTATGTTCCAGCAGAAGCTCCCATGGCCCCAGAGGGGTAAACGTATATTATAACGGGCACTTTTGCAGTCTGAATCCTCTGTATTATGTTCTGCATTGCGTCTCCTCTTCCTCCAGGTGTGTCAAGCTCAATGATTATAGCATTTGCATTCGCTTTTTCTGCTTCGCTTATGTATCTATCAAATTGATCATAGGTATATGAGGTTATTTGGCCCCTAATCTGAGCTACATAAACGGTTTTAGCTTGAGCAAATGCAGGTGTGAGAAGTATGAATAACGCTATAAACAATAGAACTTTTCGCATTTATCACCACCTTGTATAAAATTTGTTCCTTCAAACTAATTAAAGTTTTCTCTCTATTTTTACTAACGCTCAGATTCACATTAAATATCCAGAAATCTCGAAAAAACTATAAAGAAGAAGCGAGATCTTTTACTGATGGACTATGAGAGAGGAAATTAAAAAATTCAAGGTCGCTAGAGGAAATGAGAAAATTAAAACTGCATGGAGGATTATACGAAATACAGCAAAGTACTCAAATAGAGAGCCATTTTGGGAATTCCTACAAGAGCAGTTTGGAATAAGAGACAGAGAAATTAAAGAAATCATGTTGTTCTTAGAGGAGACCAATGAGTTAAAAATTAAACGTTCTCAAGATGGGAAACGTCTCTATGTCTCTACCCTAAAGGATATAAAGGAAAATCCAGTCAAACTTGATCAATGGTTAAAATGATAGACCTTAAAAAGGTAACCCATGAGATGATAAAGAACAAAACTTGGAAATACGGGAAGGGGATATTCTGGCAAGCTTTAGATTACGGTATAGTTGGTTTTGATGGAGAGAACTTTTATCTGCCATATTATCTTTCATCAAAAGAAAAGAAAGACGCAAAAGAGAAAATTAAGTTCATTCTTGGACTTGACACCGATTTAGAGAAATTTTACAATGAAATTCAAGATTCAAAGTTTGCATTCCTTATCGAAGAGTTTTATGGATTAACGATTCCTGCTTCACCTTATAAGTATCAAGCCCTCGTTGAAACAATAGCCCAACAACAAGTGAGTTTCGAATTTGCTATGAGAACTATTAGGAATTTAGTTGAGCTAGCTGGCAAGAAAATTGGAGATCTATACGTGTTTCCAAAGCCAGAGGACATATCAGAGCTGAGCATTGAAGATCTGAAGAAAGCAAAGCTCGGGTATAGAGCAGAATACATTAGAGAGCTTACTGACCTTTATCTAAAAGGGAAGCTCAATTTAAGCCTTGACCATTTAACAGAGCAAGAGGCAATAAGGTATCTTACAAAATTCCGAGGAATTGGGAAATGGAGCGCTGAGCTTTTCCTCCTTTATGGACTCAGACGAAATGTTTACCCAGCTGGAGATTTGGGTCTGAGAAGAGGGATTGCTAAGATTTTTGGGAAAAAGGTTAAAGAAGTAAAAGAAAAAGACGTGAGAGAGATTATAGAGCCTTATGGAAAGTGGAAGAGCTTACTAGCATTCTACATCTTATGTTATGACAGAAAGACTGAAATGGAAAAGAGAGAAAAAGGTGAACTTCATGGAGATAATTCTTCCAAAAGAGAAGTTCAAGGAGCTTAAAAAGCTCAGCGAGACTGAAATTATAAAATTAATTGAGGAAAATCTTGAAAAAGCTGAAGAAACCTTAAAAGCTGAACGAGAAGCATTTCTTAATGAAAAGAAAGCCAAGCTTGAGGAGAAGCTAAAAGAAATCGAAGACCAACTTGAAGCTCTTGAGAGGTTTTATGAAAAAGCTCTGCAAGATAGAGAATTCATGCGTGAAATGAGTGAGAAGCTGAGAGAAGAAAATGAAGCTTTGAGAAAGGAACTGGAGGAGAAAAAGCGTGCTCTTGAAAATAAGACCTGAGAGAGGATTTGGAAAAATTGAGATTGAAATTAATGAAGATCTTCGGAAGAAAATAAAAAGCCTCAGTGAAAAATACCGAGTTAGTGAGGAATACATCTTGAGGATAATTCTTACTGGAGAATTTAAAACTTCACGGGGAGACGTTGAGAAGCTGGAGAACGAAATTAAAGAGCTTGAAAAGAGGGTTTATGACCTTGAAAAAAAGTGGGCGCCTCTCAGATACAAAGCTTATGGAGTTAGTGAGGACAATAAAATTTTGGCTATAGAGCTGAGCGGGCTTTTAGCTGAAAACACACAGCTTAAAAGGTTTTTAAGGAAAAAAACTGAGCCAAATTTTGAACTTAGAAAACTTATTGAATACTACATCCGATAAAATTATAGCGGATGATGAGTAAATTTAAGCTGAGCGATGAAGAACCCTATGAGCGCTGACGCCTCTTTCTCTTTTTCCTTGGAAGCAATCTAACAGGACTTCCACAATCAGGACAGATGCCCTCCTTTGGATAGCGCTCAAATTTTTTACCACAACCGATGCACACATATCTCCAGTGGATTACCTTCCTTATGCCCTTTTTGAGCGTTTTAAATTTTATTCCAAGAGTTCTAGCAATGTTCTGAAGGTTGTAATCATCAGTGAAAAGGATAGCCTTGAGCTCATACGCCAAAGCCAAAACTTGAATATCTGTTTCACTCAGCTCATCCAATTCTCCCGTCTCGAGGGCTTTCTTCCTAATAATCTCAATGCTTTCTTTTGAGGGCATTAAAACTCTTACCTTGCCAGCGCTGATTAAGCTCTCCAAAAAGAGCTTCGACTCGGGATCTTTCACTTCTTCCACTACTTTTGGTGTGGTATAACCTTCAACATCAATTCCCTGAATGAATATTGCAGCATCAATGACAAACATGGTTATGAGTTCAACGTTAGGGTTAAAGCTTTATCTGTCATAAACTTTTAATGAGGTGCGGGTTTATGAAAATTACAAGAATAAAACCCCTTTACATTCCTGAGAATCAAGAAAAAGTAAAGGAAGTGTACTATCCCGTCTGGATATACGTTTTCTCATATGTTGTAAAAAGACGAGTATTTGGCGATATAAAGGGAAGCATTATCGTTTTAGTGGATGGAATAAACCAGAGAGGTTATCTCGCAGATATATTTCCTGAAATTGAAGAAATCAGTGTCATCGATAATAAAGCCAAAATTCTCGAGCCTCAAATAAGCGATGAAAAAAGTGAAGAAATTGCAAAGGATCGAGCTG is a genomic window of Thermococcus sp. M39 containing:
- a CDS encoding DUF4855 domain-containing protein, coding for MATFGLWYFSWDGEYHKSRLKESVEDKEGTADWSDFKRRGFNYAIAEGLAGVSIQYTGNGKLDGETFAEDVFRVIHTIPLYVTIPYYQYRSSEPRDNPRGSHKYWSDWIEGVLKFAGSNLKGFYWSLENGWMFANYRKNKDPQINPQTIEILSDIVHSYGLKFIWAPYARTTERDNTDIPSIHRDGLFDYIFVQSNYYQYPTIATEGNRETPYTYSELKEYIRWIHNNGLYITMEADEGVITGCGNCRQCTLNSPEECKELASHYIKAQKEILGRKFYHRLYYFGVSLEVIDSLNSYCQVRLGEKYL
- a CDS encoding geranylgeranylglyceryl/heptaprenylglyceryl phosphate synthase — encoded protein: MKLKLGKVESYIHEKLEKEKLHFVLLDPDDVSPEEASKIAQMCEEVGVDAIMVGGSTGAEGEVLDEVVKAIKESSSLPVILFPGSHGGITKYADAIFFMSLLNSRNPFFITGAQALGAFTVKRYGIEPIPMAYLIIEPGETVGWVGDAKPIPRHKPKIAAAYALAGQYLGMRLVYLEAGSGAPEHVPNRMIRVVKSVIDVPLIVGGGIRTYEDAREVAQSGADIIVTGTAIEKAGSLEEARKRLESLIKGVKG
- a CDS encoding DUF123 domain-containing protein, with the translated sequence MRGSYLLVIKVERDLVVRTKRKEFPLKAGYYVYVGSAMNSLEKRVERHFKKDKKLHWHIDFLLKEAELLRAYLIPSDAKIEEELSREVAKFGKPVKGFGASDLRIGSNLHYFKDEPDKILIGILQKLELKWKRIKSPNEVRELEGEK
- a CDS encoding DUF2095 family protein, coding for MDKKKKKPVDEFAWQEYDKEEFREKFPALAKELEENEGIVIEGYRIDEFQVLEEEELEEEKIDFSGYNPTVIDFLRRCETDEEALEIINWLEERGEITHEMAKDLRITLVKKGVRAFGPKKEWGWYERHGKH
- a CDS encoding AMP phosphorylase → MKAKIRILDVYTGRFTVVINEKDAKKVKLHPEDLVKIESGKKTVYGDVVISNMVEEGEIGLSKDILQVHSFSQGEVVNIAPAGTPESIRYIKKKMHGAKLRKVEIESIIKDIVDRKLREIEISAFVTALEINGLDMDEIAALTVAMAETGDMLDIDRKPIMDVHSIGGVPGNKTNILVVPIVAAAGLTIPKTSSRAITSAAGTADVVEVLTNVSLSLDEIKRIVEKIGACLVWGGALNLAPADDITIKAERALSIDPRGLMLASIMSKKYAMGSQYILIDIPTGKGVKVETMEEARSLARDFIELGKRLGQYVEVAITYGGQPVGHTVGPALEAKEALQTLMTGKGPGSLVEKATGLAGILLEMGGVAPAGMGKKMAREILESGKAYQKMREIIEEQGGNPDIKPEEIPIGDKTYTFTAPTSGYITFIDNKAITGIARAAGAPEDKGAGLELYVKVGEKVKEGDPLFTIYAESEARLDQAIVYARRTEPIRIEGMVLQRIGNI
- a CDS encoding septum site-determining protein MinD, translating into MEGRSIVFASGKGGTGKTTIVANLGVALAQFGKEVILIDADITMANLSLILGMEDIPITLHDVLAGEADLRDAIYEGPAGVKVIPGGLSLEKVKKAKPERLRELIREISQMGDFILIDAPAGLEITSVTALLIGKELIVVTNPEISAITDSLKTKLVAEKLGTLPLGAVLNRVTNEKTELTKEEIEAILEVPVLAVIPEDPEVKRASAYGVPLVVKNPTSPAAIAIKQLAAKLAGIKWQPPEPESPIKRVFRALFGGKRR
- a CDS encoding slipin family protein, with the protein product MVSFIGGSYIVTAIVLLFILVFLGSALKIVKEYERAVIFRLGRVVGARGPGLFFIIPIFEKAVIVDLRTQVLDVPVQETITRDNVPVRVNAVVYFRVVDPIKTVTQVKNFVMATSQIAQTTLRSVIGQAHLDELLSARDKLNRELQRIIDEATDPWGIKVSTVEIKDVELPSGMQRAMARQAEAERERRARITLAEAERQAAEKLREAAEIISEHPMALQLRTLQTISDVASDKSNVIVLTLPMEMLKLFRSLADTSEVARKKLEKEIEEEKKEEKSE
- a CDS encoding nodulation protein NfeD, with protein sequence MRKVLLFIALFILLTPAFAQAKTVYVAQIRGQITSYTYDQFDRYISEAEKANANAIIIELDTPGGRGDAMQNIIQRIQTAKVPVIIYVYPSGAMGASAGTYIALGSHLIAMAPGTSIGACRPILGYSQNGTIIEAPTKIINFYVAYIKSLAEASGRNATIAEKFILEDLSITPEEALKYHIIEVIAYDLDDLLNKADGMKTKLPVNGKYVTLDLKGAQIMYLHPTLKDKLITYVTDPVIAYVLLTLGIWALILGFLSPGWHVPETTGAIMIVLAIIGLGYFGYRSAGLLLIFLAILFFIAEALTPTFGLFTVAGFISFVLGSIFLFSGGGGVDYLVSKEVYTQLRLVIITIGVLLALFFAFGMAAVIRAHRRKAQTGKEEMIGLTGEVIEPLVPEGMVKIRGELWRAVSKTGENINIGEKVKVVGMEGLKLIVVREKEKKFEEESKGGE
- a CDS encoding DNA-3-methyladenine glycosylase, whose product is MIDLKKVTHEMIKNKTWKYGKGIFWQALDYGIVGFDGENFYLPYYLSSKEKKDAKEKIKFILGLDTDLEKFYNEIQDSKFAFLIEEFYGLTIPASPYKYQALVETIAQQQVSFEFAMRTIRNLVELAGKKIGDLYVFPKPEDISELSIEDLKKAKLGYRAEYIRELTDLYLKGKLNLSLDHLTEQEAIRYLTKFRGIGKWSAELFLLYGLRRNVYPAGDLGLRRGIAKIFGKKVKEVKEKDVREIIEPYGKWKSLLAFYILCYDRKTEMEKREKGELHGDNSSKREVQGA
- a CDS encoding type II toxin-antitoxin system VapC family toxin, translated to MFVIDAAIFIQGIDVEGYTTPKVVEEVKDPESKLFLESLISAGKVRVLMPSKESIEIIRKKALETGELDELSETDIQVLALAYELKAILFTDDYNLQNIARTLGIKFKTLKKGIRKVIHWRYVCIGCGKKFERYPKEGICPDCGSPVRLLPRKKRKRRQRS